A stretch of the Musa acuminata AAA Group cultivar baxijiao chromosome BXJ2-7, Cavendish_Baxijiao_AAA, whole genome shotgun sequence genome encodes the following:
- the LOC103992081 gene encoding protein NRT1/ PTR FAMILY 7.2-like isoform X2, producing MASYEKSSVEKEKRVAENGDMKTRSASFNKEMNEGKHEQYEHTLDGSVDIRGRPAAKGKTGGWVGGVLVLVNQGLATLAFFGVGVNLVLFLTRVLQQNNADAANNVSKWTGTVYIFSLLGAFLSDSYWGRYKTCAIFQVIFVFGLVLLSLSTYLFLLKPSGCGEEHFLCGPHSSMDTGVFYLSIYLIALGNGGYQPNIATFGADQFDAKDPDESHSKVSFFSYFYLALNLGSLFSNTFLNYFEDKGMWALGFWVSAGSAVVALLLFLCGTSRYRHFKPIGNPLSRVCQVVVAASRKWRMKMPTNGGDDLYEAEEKQVSAAHGSRRILHTEGFRFLDRAAVIDPENDFTIQQGKSGCSRDPWRLCPITQVEELKCVLRLIPIWLTTILYSVVFTQMASLFVEQGAAMDGTVAGFRIPPASMSAFDIVSVAAFILFYRRFLNPLVSRLRKDARGLTELQRMGAGLILAIMAMASAGTVEVQRLRSVCRGCDDDSSLSILWQIPQYALIGASEVFMYVGQLEFFNGQAPHGLKSFGSALCMTSISLGNYVSSLLVTAVMEITGKGDRAGWIPANLNRGHMDRFYFLLASLTAADFAVFVTCAIWYTSTKLEDSDEDEDENCNV from the exons ATGGCCAGCTATGAGAAATCCAGTGTG gaaaaagagaagagagtAGCAGAGAATGGTGACATGAAGACTAGAAGTGCATCGTTTAACAAAGAGATGAATGAAGGGAAACATGAGCAATATGAGCACACACTTGATGGATCAGTGGACATCAGAGGTAGGCCAGCAGCCAAAGGCAAGACTGGAGGGTGGGTGGGTGGAGTTCTTGTGCTAG TGAACCAAGGATTAGCGACGTTGGCATTCTTCGGGGTTGGCGTGAACTTGGTCTTGTTCCTGACGAGAGTCCTGCAGCAGAACAACGCTGATGCAGCAAACAATGTCAGCAAGTGGACAGGCACTGTGTACATCTTCTCCCTCCTTGGCGCCTTCCTCAGTGACTCCTACTGGGGAAGATACAAGACATGCGCCATCTTCCAAGTCATCTTTGTATTC GGCTTGGTGCTGCTCTCTCTATCCACCTACCTGTTTCTGCTGAAGCCCTCGGGATGTGGCGAGGAGCACTTCCTCTGTGGCCCTCACTCGAGCATGGACACTGGGGTGTTCTACCTCTCGATCTACCTCATTGCCCTGGGAAATGGAGGGTACCAGCCGAACATAGCCACCTTTGGGGCAGACCAGTTCGATGCGAAGGACCCTGATGAGTCCCACTCCAAAGTCTCCTTCTTCAGCTACTTCTACCTGGCCCTCAACCTGGGGTCCCTCTTCTCCAACACCTTCTTGAACTACTTCGAGGACAAGGGCATGTGGGCACTGGGGTTCTGGGTCTCGGCTGGCTCTGCCGTGGTCGCCCTGCTCCTCTTCCTCTGCGGGACTTCCAGGTACAGGCACTTCAAGCCCATCGGCAACCCCCTCTCCAGGGTGTGTCAGGTCGTCGTCGCCGCATCGAGGAAGTGGAGGATGAAGATGCCAACAAATGGTGGCGATGACTTGTACGAGGCGGAGGAGAAGCAGGTCTCAGCCGCTCATGGGAGCAGAAGGATACTTCACACTGAAGGTTTCAG GTTCTTGGATCGAGCTGCGGTCATCGATCCGGAGAATGACTTCACGATCCAACAAGGCAAGTCCGGCTGCTCCCGCGACCCATGGCGCCTCTGCCCCATCACACAAGTGGAGGAGCTGAAATGCGTGCTCCGGCTAATCCCCATATGGCTGACGACCATCCTCTACTCCGTCGTCTTCACGCAGATGGCCTCCCTATTCGTGGAGCAGGGCGCAGCCATGGACGGCACGGTAGCCGGCTTCCGTATTCCCCCCGCGAGCATGTCGGCCTTCGACATCGTCAGCGTGGCGGCCTTCATCTTGTTCTACCGAAGGTTCCTCAACCCCCTGGTCTCCCGGCTGAGAAAGGACGCGAGGGGGCTGACCGAGCTGCAGAGGATGGGGGCGGGGCTCATCCTGGCGATCATGGCGATGGCGTCGGCGGGAACCGTGGAAGTGCAGCGACTGAGGAGCGTCTGCAGAGGCTGCGACGACGACAGCTCGCTGAGCATCCTGTGGCAGATCCCTCAGTACGCGCTGATAGGAGCCTCGGAGGTGTTCATGTACGTGGGTCAGCTGGAGTTCTTCAACGGCCAAGCGCCGCACGGGCTGAAGAGCTTCGGCAGCGCGCTCTGCATGACTTCCATCTCGCTGGGGAACTACGTAAGCAGCCTACTGGTGACGGCAGTGATGGAGATCACGGGGAAGGGCGACCGAGCCGGGTGGATTCCGGCCAACCTCAACAGAGGGCATATGGACAGGTTCTACTTTCTCCTGGCGAGCCTCACCGCCGCCGACTTCGCGGTGTTCGTGACCTGCGCAATATGGTACACGAGCACCAAGTTAGAAGACAGCGACGAGGATGAGGATGAGAACTGCAACGTCTAA
- the LOC103992081 gene encoding protein NRT1/ PTR FAMILY 7.2-like isoform X1, with translation MVRLNKVKLVLQEKEKRVAENGDMKTRSASFNKEMNEGKHEQYEHTLDGSVDIRGRPAAKGKTGGWVGGVLVLVNQGLATLAFFGVGVNLVLFLTRVLQQNNADAANNVSKWTGTVYIFSLLGAFLSDSYWGRYKTCAIFQVIFVFGLVLLSLSTYLFLLKPSGCGEEHFLCGPHSSMDTGVFYLSIYLIALGNGGYQPNIATFGADQFDAKDPDESHSKVSFFSYFYLALNLGSLFSNTFLNYFEDKGMWALGFWVSAGSAVVALLLFLCGTSRYRHFKPIGNPLSRVCQVVVAASRKWRMKMPTNGGDDLYEAEEKQVSAAHGSRRILHTEGFRFLDRAAVIDPENDFTIQQGKSGCSRDPWRLCPITQVEELKCVLRLIPIWLTTILYSVVFTQMASLFVEQGAAMDGTVAGFRIPPASMSAFDIVSVAAFILFYRRFLNPLVSRLRKDARGLTELQRMGAGLILAIMAMASAGTVEVQRLRSVCRGCDDDSSLSILWQIPQYALIGASEVFMYVGQLEFFNGQAPHGLKSFGSALCMTSISLGNYVSSLLVTAVMEITGKGDRAGWIPANLNRGHMDRFYFLLASLTAADFAVFVTCAIWYTSTKLEDSDEDEDENCNV, from the exons ATGGTCAGACTTAACAAAGTAAAATTGGTGCTgcaggaaaaagagaagagagtAGCAGAGAATGGTGACATGAAGACTAGAAGTGCATCGTTTAACAAAGAGATGAATGAAGGGAAACATGAGCAATATGAGCACACACTTGATGGATCAGTGGACATCAGAGGTAGGCCAGCAGCCAAAGGCAAGACTGGAGGGTGGGTGGGTGGAGTTCTTGTGCTAG TGAACCAAGGATTAGCGACGTTGGCATTCTTCGGGGTTGGCGTGAACTTGGTCTTGTTCCTGACGAGAGTCCTGCAGCAGAACAACGCTGATGCAGCAAACAATGTCAGCAAGTGGACAGGCACTGTGTACATCTTCTCCCTCCTTGGCGCCTTCCTCAGTGACTCCTACTGGGGAAGATACAAGACATGCGCCATCTTCCAAGTCATCTTTGTATTC GGCTTGGTGCTGCTCTCTCTATCCACCTACCTGTTTCTGCTGAAGCCCTCGGGATGTGGCGAGGAGCACTTCCTCTGTGGCCCTCACTCGAGCATGGACACTGGGGTGTTCTACCTCTCGATCTACCTCATTGCCCTGGGAAATGGAGGGTACCAGCCGAACATAGCCACCTTTGGGGCAGACCAGTTCGATGCGAAGGACCCTGATGAGTCCCACTCCAAAGTCTCCTTCTTCAGCTACTTCTACCTGGCCCTCAACCTGGGGTCCCTCTTCTCCAACACCTTCTTGAACTACTTCGAGGACAAGGGCATGTGGGCACTGGGGTTCTGGGTCTCGGCTGGCTCTGCCGTGGTCGCCCTGCTCCTCTTCCTCTGCGGGACTTCCAGGTACAGGCACTTCAAGCCCATCGGCAACCCCCTCTCCAGGGTGTGTCAGGTCGTCGTCGCCGCATCGAGGAAGTGGAGGATGAAGATGCCAACAAATGGTGGCGATGACTTGTACGAGGCGGAGGAGAAGCAGGTCTCAGCCGCTCATGGGAGCAGAAGGATACTTCACACTGAAGGTTTCAG GTTCTTGGATCGAGCTGCGGTCATCGATCCGGAGAATGACTTCACGATCCAACAAGGCAAGTCCGGCTGCTCCCGCGACCCATGGCGCCTCTGCCCCATCACACAAGTGGAGGAGCTGAAATGCGTGCTCCGGCTAATCCCCATATGGCTGACGACCATCCTCTACTCCGTCGTCTTCACGCAGATGGCCTCCCTATTCGTGGAGCAGGGCGCAGCCATGGACGGCACGGTAGCCGGCTTCCGTATTCCCCCCGCGAGCATGTCGGCCTTCGACATCGTCAGCGTGGCGGCCTTCATCTTGTTCTACCGAAGGTTCCTCAACCCCCTGGTCTCCCGGCTGAGAAAGGACGCGAGGGGGCTGACCGAGCTGCAGAGGATGGGGGCGGGGCTCATCCTGGCGATCATGGCGATGGCGTCGGCGGGAACCGTGGAAGTGCAGCGACTGAGGAGCGTCTGCAGAGGCTGCGACGACGACAGCTCGCTGAGCATCCTGTGGCAGATCCCTCAGTACGCGCTGATAGGAGCCTCGGAGGTGTTCATGTACGTGGGTCAGCTGGAGTTCTTCAACGGCCAAGCGCCGCACGGGCTGAAGAGCTTCGGCAGCGCGCTCTGCATGACTTCCATCTCGCTGGGGAACTACGTAAGCAGCCTACTGGTGACGGCAGTGATGGAGATCACGGGGAAGGGCGACCGAGCCGGGTGGATTCCGGCCAACCTCAACAGAGGGCATATGGACAGGTTCTACTTTCTCCTGGCGAGCCTCACCGCCGCCGACTTCGCGGTGTTCGTGACCTGCGCAATATGGTACACGAGCACCAAGTTAGAAGACAGCGACGAGGATGAGGATGAGAACTGCAACGTCTAA
- the LOC103992080 gene encoding pentatricopeptide repeat-containing protein At1g71210, mitochondrial — protein MLLRRLRLLLLKPSSSYPLRSSLRSVPLLPFSTVSASSTQSSLPFLPLFDPVNPGRADASTSLSEIAAAVGEWFRLGPDPLSPFDQIYTALASSPDDASLDAALTALRLPLSESLVVGVLRHRPHPSATSASGTSLLLLRLRFFDWCGRQHHYRHSRAAYHAVFRHLSRAHLASVVIDWLRLFSSSSPDIHRHPFLPVGGATAGPHPRFHETLVVGYAVAGKPELALQLFARMRFQGLDLDSFSYHVLVNSLVEASNFDFAETVFCQISDRGLAGPVTACIRLKSLCRQGRLQDAEAYLRELAASPTADCRTVAGRMVGTLAHAFCQKGQFEAARRIVDEFGSTEAYGVWVGNLVRAGKLDAALEFLLRKKASEDYIPESFHYGKLIFRLLKENRLEDVYNVLVEMMEEGISPDHITMNAALCFFCKSGMVDVALFLYNSRRELGINPSLQVYDQLINALCREGNVDDVCLILEESMQQGFFPRKQTFNILSNFLCREGRLDKMRKLLDGALQREEKPLPVVFARYISALCKAGELEEACLVPHIVSGDIASLLGRYKSTYVNLICAFILLRQVDVLPRLIIEMQKLGHIPSRSLYRSLICSLCEMGKFDEVFHLLNEQLERHELDKKTCYNYFMDGAAHSKRPEVAREVYNRMQTAGLEPTVDNNILILKSYLKSKQIGDALNFFRYLCEKQEPKTKLYNVFITGLCEAGKPEQAVVFWKEAREKGFIPSLQCYEDLVLELSSNKDYDIVVKVIEDFKQTGRPVSAFLCNVLLLHTLKSQDLLRAWAQTREKSNAVAVSGETQVSEGSMLGHLIAGFSGGIRMKDGVDKLDELIERFFPVDIYTYNMLLRGMSMAGRMDYACDLFHRIPKKGFKPNRWTFDIIVHGFCKQGKRKEAERWMEAMHQNGFHPNWYTMRIYNNTS, from the coding sequence ATGCTCCttcgccgcctccgcctccttcTCCTAAAGCCTTCATCCTCGTATCCTCTCCGGTCCTCGCTTCGATCCGTTCCTCTTCTCCCATTCTCCACCGTCTCCGCCTCTTCCACCCAATCCTCTCTCCCCTTTCTGCCCTTGTTCGATCCGGTGAACCCCGGAAGGGCTGATGCGAGCACCAGCTTGTCGGAGATCGCCGCTGCTGTCGGCGAGTGGTTCCGCCTGGGCCCCGACCCGCTCTCACCCTTCGACCAGATCTACACCGCCCTTGCCTCCTCCCCCGACGACGCCTCCCTCGACGCCGCTCTCACCGCGCTTCGCCTCCCCCTCTCCGAGTCCCTTGTCGTCGGCGTCCTGCGCCACCGTCCCCACCCCTCAGCCACCTCCGCCTCTGGTacgtctctcctcctcctccgcctccgcttCTTCGACTGGTGCGGCCGTCAACATCACTACCGCCATTCCCGAGCCGCCTACCATGCCGTCTTCCGCCACCTCTCGCGTGCCCACCTCGCCTCCGTCGTCATCGACTGGCTccgcctcttctcctcctcctcgcctgACATCCATCGTCACCCGTTCCTTCCCGTCGGAGGAGCGACTGCCGGTCCCCACCCACGCTTTCATGAGACCCTCGTCGTTGGGTATGCCGTCGCGGGGAAGCCCGAACTGGCCCTCCAGCTATTCGCACGGATGCGGTTCCAGGGCCTCGACCTTGACTCGTTCTCGTACCACGTCCTCGTCAATTCCCTTGTTGAGGCCTCCAACTTTGACTTTGCTGAAACCGTGTTCTGCCAGATCTCCGACCGGGGCCTTGCTGGCCCCGTCACCGCCTGCATCCGTCTTAAGAGCCTCTGCCGCCAGGGACGGCTTCAGGACGCTGAGGCTTATCTCCGAGAGCTCGCTGCCTCTCCTACAGCTGACTGCCGCACCGTTGCTGGACGCATGGTGGGCACCCTCGCCCATGCCTTTTGCCAGAAAGGACAGTTTGAGGCTGCAAGACGGATTGTTGATGAGTTTGGCTCCACTGAGGCATATGGCGTTTGGGTAGGCAACCTTGTACGTGCCGGGAAGCTCGATGCAGCATTGGAGTTCTTGTTGCGCAAGAAGGCATCGGAAGACTACATTCCTGAGAGCTTCCATTACGGAAAGCTCATCTTCCGACTTCTGAAGGAGAATCGTCTTGAGGACGTCTATAATGTGCTTGTAGAAATGATGGAAGAGGGGATCTCTCCTGACCACATAACAATGAACGCAGCTCTCTGTTTCTTCTGCAAGTCTGGAATGGTGGATGTCGCTTTGTTCTTGTATAATTCTAGAAGGGAGCTTGGCATCAACCCAAGTTTGCAGGTCTATGACCAGCTGATTAATGCCCTGTGCCGTGAGGGTAATGTGGATGATGTCTGCTTGATTTTGGAGGAGTCCATGCAACAGGGCTTCTTTCCTAGGAAGCAAACATTTAACATTCTTTCTAACTTCCTATGCCGGGAGGGAAGGCTTGATAAGATGCGGAAGCTGCTTGATGGTGCTCTTCAGAGGGAAGAAAAGCCACTACCTGTTGTTTTTGCTAGGTACATCTCAGCACTGTGCAAGGCTGGAGAATTAGAAGAGGCTTGCCTGGTGCCCCATATAGTTAGTGGAGACATTGCCAGTTTGTTGGGACGGTACAAGTCCACATACGTAAACTTAATTTGTGCATTTATATTGTTGCGGCAGGTAGATGTGCTTCCTCGGCTGATTATTGAGATGCAAAAGCTTGGTCACATTCCAAGTCGGAGCCTTTACAGGTCCCTCATTTGCTCTCTGTGTGAGATGGGCAAGTTTGATGAGGTTTTTCACCTACTGAACGAGCAACTGGAGCGTCATGAATTAGACAAAAAGACATGCTACAATTACTTCATGGATGGGGCAGCACATTCCAAAAGGCCTGAAGTGGCAAGGGAAGTGTACAATAGGATGCAGACTGCAGGATTGGAACCCACTGTTGATAATAATATCCTAATTCTTAAGAGCTATCTGAAGAGTAAACAGATAGGTGATGCTCTTAACTTCTTCCGCTATCTGTGTGAGAAGCAGGAGCCCAAAACCAAGCTGTACAATGTATTTATAACTGGTCTTTGTGAAGCTGGGAAACCAGAGCAAGCTGTGGTGTTCTGGAAGGAGGCAAGGGAGAAGGGGTTTATCCCAAGTCTTCAGTGTTACGAGGATCTTGTACTTGAATTATCTTCTAACAAGGATTACGATATTGTGGTTAAGGTTATTGAGGATTTCAAGCAAACTGGCCGTCCAGTTTCTGCATTTTTGTGTAATGTGCTGCTGTTGCACACTTTGAAGAGTCAGGACCTCCTACGCGCCTGGGCTCAAACAAGAGAGAAGTCCAATGCAGTAGCTGTGAGTGGGGAAACTCAAGTATCTGAAGGATCTATGCTAGGCCATCTTATCGCTGGTTTTTCAGGCGGAATAAGAATGAAAGATGGTGTTGATAAGTTGGACGAATTGATTGAGAGATTCTTTCCAGTTGATATTTATACATACAATATGTTGTTGCGAGGCATGAGCATGGCAGGGAGGATGGATTATGCATGTGATTTGTTTCATAGGATACCTAAGAAAGGTTTCAAGCCAAATCGGTGGACTTTCGACATTATAGTCCATGGTTTTTGCAAACAAGGTAAAAGAAAGGAGGCTGAAAGATGGATGGAGGCAATGCATCAGAACGGGTTTCACCCGAATTGGTACACAATGAGGATATATAACAACACCTCCTAG
- the LOC103992082 gene encoding uncharacterized protein LOC103992082 isoform X1 → MEKDSDKIWCFVLPVLVAIFVIRVLYVLYWTGKPIGSSKTHSLRTLIVLGSGGHTAEMLSIMNVLQNDIYTPRFYVAAATDNMSLKKARVLEESLMQQGENSGRKMIEAAQFVQIYRSREVGQSYITSVGTTLIAMAHALWLTLKIRPQVIICNGPGTCIPLCASAFLFKLLGLGWSHIFYVESIARVRKLSLSGLLLYKLLLADQFYVQWPQLQKKFPRAHYVGCLM, encoded by the exons ATGGAGAAAGACAGCGATAAAATTTGGTGCTTCGTGCTCCCGGTTCTGGTTGCCATCTTCGTGATCCGCGTGCTGTACGTATTATACTGGACCGGAAAGCCAATTGGATCTTCAAAAACGCATAGTCTGAGGACGCTCATCGTTCTCGGCTCAG GGGGCCATACAGCAGAAAtgcttagcatcatgaatgtgcTCCAGAATGATATATACACTCCAAGATTCTACGTTGCAGCTGCAACTGATAATATGAGCCTTAAAAAAGCTCGGGTTTTGGAGGAGTCCTTGATGCAGCAGGGGGAG AACAGTGGAAGAAAGATGATAGAAGCTGCTCAGTTCGTGCAGATTTATCGAAGCCGTGAAGTGGGACAGTCATACATAACCTCTGTCGGAACAACTTTGATTGCAATGGCTCATGCACTGTGGCTAACTTTAAAAATCAGGCCCCAAGTG ATTATTTGTAATGGTCCTGGGACCTGCATACCTCTGTGTGCTTCTGCATTCCTTTTCAAG TTACTTGGCCTAGGTTGGTCACACATCTTTTATGTGGAGAGCATCGCACGAGTGAGGAAGCTATCTTTAAGTGGCTTGTTGCTTTATAAGCTACTTCTTGCTGACCAGTTCTATGTGCAATGGCCCCAGTTGCAAAAGAAGTTCCCTAGGGCTCACTATGTTGGTTGTCTGATGTAA
- the LOC103992082 gene encoding uncharacterized protein LOC103992082 isoform X2, whose translation MEKDSDKIWCFVLPVLVAIFVIRVLYVLYWTGKPIGSSKTHSLRTLIVLGSGGHTAEMLSIMNVLQNDIYTPRFYVAAATDNMSLKKARVLEESLMQQGENSGRKMIEAAQFVQIYRSREVGQSYITSVGTTLIAMAHALWLTLKIRPQVIICNGPGTCIPLCASAFLFKLLGLGWSHIFYVESIARLQKKFPRAHYVGCLM comes from the exons ATGGAGAAAGACAGCGATAAAATTTGGTGCTTCGTGCTCCCGGTTCTGGTTGCCATCTTCGTGATCCGCGTGCTGTACGTATTATACTGGACCGGAAAGCCAATTGGATCTTCAAAAACGCATAGTCTGAGGACGCTCATCGTTCTCGGCTCAG GGGGCCATACAGCAGAAAtgcttagcatcatgaatgtgcTCCAGAATGATATATACACTCCAAGATTCTACGTTGCAGCTGCAACTGATAATATGAGCCTTAAAAAAGCTCGGGTTTTGGAGGAGTCCTTGATGCAGCAGGGGGAG AACAGTGGAAGAAAGATGATAGAAGCTGCTCAGTTCGTGCAGATTTATCGAAGCCGTGAAGTGGGACAGTCATACATAACCTCTGTCGGAACAACTTTGATTGCAATGGCTCATGCACTGTGGCTAACTTTAAAAATCAGGCCCCAAGTG ATTATTTGTAATGGTCCTGGGACCTGCATACCTCTGTGTGCTTCTGCATTCCTTTTCAAG TTACTTGGCCTAGGTTGGTCACACATCTTTTATGTGGAGAGCATCGCACGA TTGCAAAAGAAGTTCCCTAGGGCTCACTATGTTGGTTGTCTGATGTAA
- the LOC103992082 gene encoding uncharacterized protein LOC103992082 isoform X3, with protein MEKDSDKIWCFVLPVLVAIFVIRVLYVLYWTGKPIGSSKTHSLRTLIVLGSGGHTAEMLSIMNVLQNDIYTPRFYVAAATDNMSLKKARVLEESLMQQGENSGRKMIEAAQFVQIYRSREVGQSYITSVGTTLIAMAHALWLTLKIRPQVIICNGPGTCIPLCASAFLFKVGHTSFMWRASHDCKRSSLGLTMLVV; from the exons ATGGAGAAAGACAGCGATAAAATTTGGTGCTTCGTGCTCCCGGTTCTGGTTGCCATCTTCGTGATCCGCGTGCTGTACGTATTATACTGGACCGGAAAGCCAATTGGATCTTCAAAAACGCATAGTCTGAGGACGCTCATCGTTCTCGGCTCAG GGGGCCATACAGCAGAAAtgcttagcatcatgaatgtgcTCCAGAATGATATATACACTCCAAGATTCTACGTTGCAGCTGCAACTGATAATATGAGCCTTAAAAAAGCTCGGGTTTTGGAGGAGTCCTTGATGCAGCAGGGGGAG AACAGTGGAAGAAAGATGATAGAAGCTGCTCAGTTCGTGCAGATTTATCGAAGCCGTGAAGTGGGACAGTCATACATAACCTCTGTCGGAACAACTTTGATTGCAATGGCTCATGCACTGTGGCTAACTTTAAAAATCAGGCCCCAAGTG ATTATTTGTAATGGTCCTGGGACCTGCATACCTCTGTGTGCTTCTGCATTCCTTTTCAAG GTTGGTCACACATCTTTTATGTGGAGAGCATCGCACGA TTGCAAAAGAAGTTCCCTAGGGCTCACTATGTTGGTTGTCTGA
- the LOC103992083 gene encoding WAT1-related protein At3g30340-like yields the protein MPSRSRRLVILLSVATASFDFYVPHLLLSCFSSIENKKQAYIKRAQNIWGAVSCGINSHRCDGEILTAMGACKEWRPVATMLAVDVVFAVTNTMIKKAIDEGLNRLVFITLRQLVATLFMAPVAYFHERTTRPKLTTEICVYLFFSAMLGAALTQYLFYLGMQYTSATFACAFLNIAPVFTFLISLAMRIESLNLKTKAGIAKAMGTSLCLVGVVVLTFYRGVGFNDHVSHRSPADGMSYTSRKRVMGSVALLAGCCCWSAWFPLQSRVSKKYPALYSCTALIFFLAFLQAAALSLATQRGLSMWLLRKKLEIATVLFSGGVGSGLGFLAMSWCVAQRGPVFTAAFTPLVQVIVAGIDFSVLHEPIYLGSVLGSVLVVAGLYSLLWGKNNESHSQAEKPAEGNGENQVQVQRV from the exons ATGCCGAGCCGTAGCCGTAGACTCGTCATCCTCCTCTCCGTGGCAACAGCATCTTTCGATTTCTACGTACCCCATCTACTCCTTTCTTGCTTCTCGTCGATCGAGAACAAGAAACAAGCATACATCAAACGTGCCCAAAATATCTGGGGTGCTGTTTCATGCGGCATAAATAGCCATCGTTGTGATGGCGAGATCCTCACAGCAATGGGGGCTTGCAAGGAGTGGAGGCCGGTGGCGACGATGCTGGCCGTGGACGTCGTGTTCGCGGTGACGAACACCATGATCAAGAAGGCGATCGACGAGGGGTTGAACAGGCTGGTGTTCATCACCCTCCGGCAGCTGGTCGCGACTCTGTTCATGGCTCCCGTCGCCTACTTCCACGAGAG GACGACGAGGCCGAAGCTGACGACGGAGATCTGCGTGTATCTCTTCTTCAGCGCCATGCTCGG GGCGGCTCTGACGCAGTACCTCTTCTACCTTGGAATGCAGTACACCTCGGCGACGTTTGCTTGCGCTTTCCTCAACATAGCGCCCGTATTCACCTTCCTCATATCCTTAGCCATGAG GATCGAGTCTCTGAACCTGAAGACCAAGGCGGGGATCGCAAAGGCGATGGGGACGTCGCTGTGCCTCGTTGGCGTGGTTGTGCTCACCTTTTACAGGGGCGTCGGCTTCAACGACCACGTATCGCATCGATCGCCGGCTGATGGCATGAGCTACACCTCGAGGAAGCGGGTGATGGGGTCGGTGGCGCTGCTCGCTGGCTGTTGTTGCTGGTCGGCGTGGTTCCCCCTCCAATCCAGAGTGAGCAAGAAGTACCCCGCCCTGTACTCCTGCACCGCTCTCATCTTCTTCCTCGCTTTCCTCCAGGCGGCGGCCCTGAGCTTGGCCACGCAGAGGGGCCTCTCCATGTGGCTCCTGCGTAAGAAGCTGGAGATCGCCACCGTGCTCTTCTCC GGTGGTGTGGGATCGGGGTTGGGCTTCTTGGCCATGTCATGGTGTGTGGCGCAAAGAGGACCGGTGTTCACCGCAGCATTCACGCCGCTGGTGCAGGTCATTGTGGCCGGCATCGACTTCTCCGTCCTCCACGAACCGATCTACCTGGGAAG TGTTTTGGGGTCAGTGCTGGTGGTTGCTGGCCTCTACTCGCTCCTGTGGGGCAAGAACAACGAATCCCATAGCCAAGCAGAGAAGCCTGCAGAAGGGAATGGAGAGAACCAGGTGCAAGTACAAAGAGTGTGA
- the LOC135616181 gene encoding nascent polypeptide-associated complex subunit alpha-like protein: protein MRGPKTVDDDEHRDGQDLASLKEDQQLNKDDAPVVEDVKEGEDSDDEDDDEGERGGSEVTKKSKQSKSEKKSHKAMLKLGMKPVIGVSRVTIKRTNNILFVISTPDVYKSQNSETYVVFGEAKIVDLNSQVQSQTAQQFGMPDLSRVTLKSHESYSETVVDEDVDDTGVDPRDIDIVMAQAGVSRAKAVVALKAYNGDIIEAIMDLTA from the exons ATGCGAGGCCCCAAGACGGTGGACGACGACGAGCACAGAGACGGCCAAGATCTCGCCTCGCTTAAAGAGGATCAGCAGCTAAACAAG GACGACGCTCCCGTCGTCGAGGATGTCAAGGAGGGCGAGGACTCTGacgacgaggacgacgacgaAG GAGAACGAGGAGGATCTGAGGTTACTAAGAAGTCTAAGCAGAGCAAGAGTGAGAAGAAAAGCCACAAGGCGATGCTGAAGTTGGGAATGAAACCAGTCATCGGAGTCTCCCGGGTTACCATAAAGAGAACAAATAAT ATCCTGTTTGTCATATCGACACCTGACGTTTACAAAAGCCAAAACTCTGAGACTTATGTCGTATTTGGAGAAGCCAAAATCGTGGACTTGAACTCCCAGGTGCAAAGCCAAACTGCTCAGCAGTTCGGGATGCCAGATCTCAGCCGTGTGACGCTCAAGTCACATGAATCTTATTCTGAAACGGTGGTTGATGAGGATGTTGATGATACTGGAGTGGACCCTCGTGACATTGATATTGTAATGGCACAAGCTGGTGTGTCCCGGGCGAAGGCTGTCGTAGCCCTCAAGGCTTACAATGGGGATATTATTGAAGCTATCATGGATCTCACTGCCTAA